The following proteins are co-located in the Rhodococcus opacus B4 genome:
- a CDS encoding MarR family winged helix-turn-helix transcriptional regulator: MSVTSVPSVSLGTTEALIDEVFLFGRVLRDALMSEVDGHIPRALTGVLLVLAARGECRQNELAAELCVGQSSLSRQITDLVEAGYVTRHPDPADGRAFRIRVSDEGMAYVKHVRTRRAARMQKLLTGWNETEAATALESIRHLKETLFDPEHRIVTSSNPIGTQSV, encoded by the coding sequence ATGTCCGTCACGTCAGTGCCTTCCGTTTCTCTGGGCACCACCGAAGCGCTCATCGACGAGGTCTTCCTCTTCGGCCGTGTGCTCCGCGACGCCCTGATGTCGGAGGTCGACGGCCACATTCCGCGCGCGCTGACGGGGGTTCTCCTCGTCCTCGCGGCTCGGGGGGAATGCCGGCAGAACGAACTCGCCGCCGAGTTGTGCGTCGGCCAGTCGTCCCTCAGCCGCCAGATCACCGATCTGGTGGAGGCGGGCTACGTCACCCGCCACCCGGACCCCGCCGACGGGCGCGCATTCCGAATACGCGTCTCGGACGAGGGCATGGCGTACGTCAAGCACGTCAGAACACGGCGTGCCGCACGAATGCAGAAATTGTTGACGGGGTGGAACGAGACCGAGGCGGCAACCGCCCTCGAGTCCATCCGGCACCTGAAGGAAACACTCTTCGATCCAGAACACCGGATCGTCACGAGCTCGAACCCGATTGGAACACAAAGCGTATGA
- a CDS encoding glycosyltransferase: MTREDDTYDTEFKAAALHDAVNGLREKHPMSSASVAFYPWQRNLLLTLLAVGIASGYFFPIPTLVAVTLFCTIAYVWTLADRLILFFRGLDGSTIVSISDEDALALTDDRLPPYTILVPAYNEPEVVADLIAAMRALSYPEEKLQVLLLLEEDDDVTIDAANAAGVGDVVTILLVPPADPRTKPKACNYGLHFSTGEIVTIYDAEDHPDPLQLRRVVAAFDRLPDNTACVQAKLAFHNGTQNLLTAWFTADYALWFGFILPGLMRSDSPIPLGGTSNHLRRSVLDEIGSWDPFNVTEDADLGVRIAESGYRTAVLDSTTLEEANSDAINWIRQRSRWYKGYLQTWLVHMRRPVGLWRGLGAVGFFRFTALMAGTPLIACLNMVFWLISLAWILGQPHVIQQEFPAYVYFPALISLLFGNVAVLYMNLIACRETRNSALLIAGLTTPLYWVMMSIAAIKGTYQLIRNPSYWEKTFHGLSAPNGSKPAEAVAADATGTTP, from the coding sequence GTGACCCGCGAAGACGACACCTACGACACCGAGTTCAAGGCCGCCGCACTCCACGACGCCGTCAACGGCCTGCGCGAGAAGCATCCGATGTCGTCCGCCTCGGTCGCGTTCTACCCGTGGCAGCGCAACCTGCTGCTCACCCTTCTGGCCGTGGGGATCGCGTCCGGGTACTTCTTCCCGATCCCGACGCTGGTGGCGGTCACCCTCTTCTGCACGATCGCGTACGTCTGGACGCTGGCCGACCGGCTGATCCTGTTCTTCCGCGGCCTGGACGGCAGCACCATCGTCAGCATCTCGGACGAGGACGCCCTCGCGCTGACCGACGACCGGTTGCCGCCGTACACGATTCTGGTGCCGGCCTACAACGAACCGGAAGTGGTGGCCGATCTCATCGCGGCCATGCGGGCGCTGAGCTATCCCGAGGAGAAACTGCAGGTGCTGCTGCTCCTCGAGGAGGACGACGACGTCACCATCGACGCCGCGAACGCCGCCGGAGTGGGCGACGTGGTCACCATCCTCCTCGTGCCGCCCGCCGATCCGCGGACCAAGCCGAAGGCCTGCAACTACGGGCTGCACTTCTCGACGGGCGAGATCGTCACCATCTACGACGCCGAGGATCACCCGGACCCGCTGCAACTGCGAAGGGTCGTCGCGGCGTTCGACCGGCTCCCCGACAACACCGCGTGCGTGCAGGCGAAGTTGGCGTTCCACAACGGGACCCAGAATCTGCTCACCGCATGGTTCACCGCCGACTACGCGTTGTGGTTCGGCTTCATCCTGCCCGGACTGATGCGCAGCGATTCGCCGATCCCGCTCGGGGGCACGTCGAATCATCTGCGGCGCAGCGTGCTCGACGAGATCGGATCCTGGGATCCGTTCAACGTCACCGAGGACGCCGACCTGGGTGTGCGCATCGCCGAATCGGGATACCGCACAGCGGTCCTCGATTCCACGACGCTGGAGGAGGCGAACAGCGACGCCATCAACTGGATCCGGCAGCGGTCCCGCTGGTACAAGGGCTATCTGCAGACGTGGCTGGTGCACATGCGCCGACCGGTCGGCCTGTGGCGGGGACTCGGCGCCGTCGGGTTCTTCCGGTTCACGGCCCTCATGGCGGGGACGCCGCTGATCGCGTGCCTGAACATGGTGTTCTGGCTGATCAGCCTGGCCTGGATCCTGGGGCAGCCGCACGTCATCCAGCAGGAGTTCCCCGCGTACGTGTACTTCCCGGCGCTCATCTCGCTGCTGTTCGGCAACGTCGCGGTGCTCTACATGAATCTGATCGCGTGCCGGGAGACCCGGAACTCGGCGCTGCTGATCGCGGGACTGACGACACCGCTGTACTGGGTGATGATGAGCATCGCGGCGATCAAGGGCACCTACCAGTTGATCCGGAACCCGTCGTACTGGGAGAAGACGTTCCACGGACTGTCCGCACCCAACGGATCGAAGCCGGCCGAGGCGGTTGCGGCAGACGCGACGGGGACCACACCGTGA
- a CDS encoding ArsR/SmtB family transcription factor, which yields MDDDHVFKALADSTRRLILDRLFAQDGQTLTELESQVEMTRFGVMKHLRVLEDAGLVVTRRSGREKFHYLNPVPIQLIHNRWIDKYTERHTSALAQLKSELEEEK from the coding sequence ATGGACGACGATCACGTCTTCAAGGCGCTGGCAGATTCCACCCGCCGCCTGATCCTCGACCGATTGTTCGCCCAGGATGGTCAGACGCTCACCGAGCTCGAGTCGCAGGTCGAGATGACGCGATTCGGGGTCATGAAGCATCTGCGTGTGCTCGAAGACGCGGGGCTCGTCGTCACGCGCCGCTCCGGCCGGGAGAAATTTCATTACCTCAATCCTGTGCCGATACAGCTGATCCACAACCGGTGGATCGACAAGTACACCGAGCGCCACACCTCGGCGCTCGCTCAGCTGAAATCCGAACTGGAGGAAGAGAAATGA
- a CDS encoding sulfurtransferase, whose amino-acid sequence MVTVDELAQSLSSDAPPTLLDVRWALGDTEGRQHYLDAHIPGAVFVDLDTELAAPGTPELGRHPLPAVPDLQDAARRWGIRAGSPVVVYDATGNLAAARAWWLLRWAGVAEVTMLDGGFGAWTSAGHPVRSGDEQARVPGDVVLAAGHLPTLTADEAAEFAAAGYLLDARAAERYSGATEPVDPRAGHIPGARSAPTSENLGPDGRFVPVEALRARFAAVGAEPGRPVGVYCGSGVTAAHQVAALALAGIDAALYPGSWSQWSSDPDRPASTGPDAR is encoded by the coding sequence GTGGTGACGGTCGACGAGTTGGCGCAATCGCTGAGCAGCGACGCTCCGCCCACCCTCCTCGACGTGCGGTGGGCGCTCGGCGACACCGAGGGCAGGCAGCACTACCTCGACGCGCACATCCCCGGGGCCGTGTTCGTCGACCTCGACACCGAACTCGCCGCCCCGGGAACCCCGGAACTCGGGCGGCATCCGTTACCGGCGGTGCCGGATCTCCAGGACGCCGCACGCCGATGGGGAATCCGGGCGGGCAGTCCCGTCGTGGTCTACGACGCGACGGGCAACCTCGCCGCCGCGCGGGCATGGTGGCTGCTGCGCTGGGCGGGAGTCGCCGAGGTGACGATGCTCGACGGCGGTTTCGGCGCGTGGACGTCGGCGGGCCACCCCGTCCGATCCGGCGACGAGCAGGCGCGCGTCCCCGGTGACGTCGTGCTCGCCGCGGGCCACCTTCCGACGTTGACCGCGGACGAGGCCGCCGAATTCGCTGCCGCGGGCTACCTTCTCGATGCCCGCGCCGCCGAGCGGTATTCGGGAGCGACCGAACCCGTCGATCCCCGCGCCGGGCACATTCCCGGTGCCCGCAGTGCCCCGACGTCCGAGAACCTCGGGCCCGACGGCCGGTTCGTGCCGGTCGAGGCGCTGCGCGCACGGTTCGCCGCGGTCGGCGCCGAGCCCGGACGTCCGGTCGGCGTCTACTGCGGATCGGGCGTGACGGCGGCCCATCAGGTCGCGGCGCTCGCGCTGGCCGGCATCGACGCCGCCCTGTACCCGGGGTCCTGGTCGCAGTGGTCGTCTGATCCCGACCGACCGGCGTCCACCGGTCCCGACGCGCGGTGA
- a CDS encoding MFS transporter, translated as MTETQTRPPVEETTAMTHRQILEALTGLLAALFTALLSSTIVATALPTIIGDLKGTQTAYAWVITSALLANAASTPIWGKLADLFNKKVLVQSAIVIFVIGSVIAGFAHNVPILLTARVIQGIGMGGLTALVVAIIGTIVSPRERGRYSGYMGAVMAVSMSGGPILGGVIVDSPLGWRWCFFVCVPLAVIALFLLQRTLHLATEKKDDVSIDWLGALLLTAGVSILLIWVSFAGKAGYYEWFSRETALYVGSGVLLLAATILVEARAKSPIIPLKIVTEKTTGLAIIASVAVGVGMFGSTTFLGQYFQTSRGYTPTMAGVLTIPMVAGMLLGTVGSGQLITRFGKWKPFVVGGAVLMIVGFGLLGTIDHETNLTLVGTYIAIIGLGMGMLMQNLVLAVQNTVSVQNIGAASSSVAFFRTFGGAIGVSVLGSVLATRVADLSAEGFAKIGIKTSGSGGGSLDLASMPTPVQGVIRAAYGDATGRIFLIAAVVAVITLIAVILIPNRPLRRTIDLSSEQEPVQEPEYAPVPDYAPESDTAPIPASDVRGGRHEAPADQHQPFAGLSADARDRLLSMLLPQPERTLEAIDEAEKIRDEVNRLRSDLNAKLVEFDEVWDRLRELGLSEEQVAGVLGGGHVTDTGNGALIR; from the coding sequence ATGACCGAAACACAGACTCGGCCGCCGGTTGAAGAAACGACGGCCATGACGCACCGCCAAATCCTCGAAGCCCTCACGGGTCTGCTCGCAGCGCTGTTCACCGCACTGCTCAGCAGCACGATCGTCGCCACTGCACTCCCGACGATCATCGGCGACCTGAAGGGCACCCAGACCGCATACGCCTGGGTCATCACCAGTGCACTGCTCGCCAACGCCGCCTCCACCCCCATCTGGGGCAAGCTCGCCGACCTGTTCAACAAGAAGGTCCTCGTCCAGAGCGCGATCGTCATCTTCGTCATCGGTTCGGTGATCGCCGGATTCGCGCACAACGTGCCGATCCTGCTGACCGCCCGCGTCATCCAGGGCATCGGCATGGGTGGCCTGACCGCGCTCGTCGTCGCCATCATCGGCACGATCGTCTCGCCCCGTGAACGCGGCCGCTACTCCGGCTACATGGGCGCCGTCATGGCCGTGTCGATGTCGGGTGGCCCGATCCTCGGCGGCGTCATCGTCGACAGCCCCCTCGGCTGGCGCTGGTGCTTCTTCGTGTGCGTCCCGCTCGCCGTCATCGCACTGTTCCTGCTGCAGCGCACACTCCACCTCGCGACCGAGAAGAAGGACGACGTCTCCATCGACTGGCTCGGCGCCCTCCTGCTGACCGCCGGTGTGTCCATCCTGCTGATCTGGGTCTCGTTCGCCGGCAAGGCGGGCTACTACGAGTGGTTCTCCCGCGAGACGGCGCTGTACGTCGGATCCGGTGTGCTGCTGCTGGCCGCGACGATCCTCGTCGAAGCCCGGGCCAAGTCGCCGATCATCCCGCTGAAGATCGTCACGGAGAAGACCACCGGACTCGCCATCATCGCGTCCGTCGCCGTCGGTGTCGGAATGTTCGGCTCCACCACGTTCCTCGGCCAGTACTTCCAGACCTCGCGTGGCTACACCCCCACCATGGCCGGAGTGCTCACCATCCCGATGGTCGCCGGCATGCTCCTCGGCACGGTCGGATCCGGGCAGCTCATCACCCGCTTCGGCAAGTGGAAGCCGTTCGTCGTTGGCGGCGCCGTCCTGATGATCGTCGGCTTCGGGCTGCTCGGCACCATCGATCACGAAACCAACCTGACCCTGGTCGGCACGTACATCGCGATCATAGGTCTCGGCATGGGCATGCTGATGCAGAACCTGGTCCTCGCGGTGCAGAACACCGTCAGCGTCCAGAACATCGGTGCGGCATCCAGCTCGGTCGCCTTCTTCCGGACCTTCGGTGGCGCGATCGGCGTCTCGGTTCTCGGTTCGGTGCTGGCCACCCGCGTCGCCGACCTGTCGGCCGAGGGCTTCGCCAAGATCGGCATCAAGACCAGCGGCAGCGGCGGCGGAAGCCTGGACCTGGCGTCCATGCCCACTCCCGTGCAGGGCGTCATCCGCGCTGCCTACGGTGACGCGACGGGCCGGATCTTCCTGATCGCCGCCGTCGTCGCCGTCATCACCCTGATCGCCGTCATCCTGATCCCCAACCGCCCGCTGCGTCGCACCATCGACCTGTCGAGCGAGCAGGAGCCCGTCCAGGAACCCGAGTACGCCCCCGTCCCGGACTACGCACCCGAATCCGACACGGCGCCGATCCCGGCGTCCGACGTCCGCGGCGGCAGGCACGAGGCGCCCGCCGATCAGCATCAGCCCTTCGCCGGGCTGAGTGCCGACGCCCGGGACCGTCTCCTGTCCATGCTGCTGCCCCAGCCGGAGCGGACGCTGGAAGCGATCGACGAAGCGGAGAAGATCCGCGACGAGGTCAACCGCCTGCGTAGCGATCTCAACGCCAAGCTCGTCGAATTCGACGAGGTCTGGGATCGTCTGCGCGAGCTGGGACTGAGTGAAGAGCAAGTGGCCGGCGTCCTCGGTGGCGGCCACGTGACGGACACCGGCAACGGTGCCCTCATCCGCTGA
- a CDS encoding ArsR/SmtB family transcription factor, which produces MNADKRVCRRRLDEDQVGLVVEVFRMLADPTRVQVLWQLVGGELSVNELAERVGKPAPSVSQHLAKLRMARLVHTRREGTSIYYSVANEHVQQLVTDAVFNAEHAGPGIPGHHRAAGDLQVLHDGAEGDAS; this is translated from the coding sequence ATGAATGCAGATAAGCGTGTTTGCCGGCGCAGACTCGACGAAGACCAGGTGGGGCTGGTGGTCGAGGTCTTCCGCATGCTGGCCGATCCCACCCGGGTCCAGGTGCTCTGGCAGCTGGTGGGCGGCGAACTGTCGGTGAACGAGCTGGCCGAACGGGTGGGGAAGCCGGCGCCGTCCGTCTCGCAGCACCTCGCCAAGCTCCGGATGGCCCGCCTCGTGCACACGCGGCGGGAGGGCACGTCCATCTACTACAGCGTCGCCAACGAGCACGTGCAGCAACTGGTCACCGACGCCGTGTTCAACGCCGAGCATGCCGGCCCCGGCATTCCCGGACATCATCGCGCGGCCGGGGACCTGCAGGTTCTCCACGACGGCGCGGAGGGAGACGCCTCATGA
- a CDS encoding glycosyltransferase family 39 protein: MRPTRWLFWGCTALYVVVGLYLAVGHGFLMGDALSRISAARSVLFSRDPHLAAIGFVFTPLTAVVQLPTVLLSHWWPGLTAWGVTGVVMSAPFMAGAVVQIFKIGTDRGCPAWLIWAVTALFALNPMIVFYGGNGMSEAPFLLMMCWATRRLIRWCTTDDIHDLVAVAVALGLAYLARYDALAAGLAVTVFVSATTLLRQGWKNKRELLFPAALDAVLVALPTGVAFLAWAATSWLITGEALQQFSSTYGNSSILAQSGGGSTDTSYALVFSIAETVVLGPVLPLLAPIVAVLAWRRRDLEVVAAVVVLASVIVFATLSYMRGLTFPFLRFYICALPLMAVLAFQLVPAGGALVERRHGPHGFPRRVAVGSRSVPAALAVALVILTPVATGALMVSPALSSQQYALESVVVPAPDDTSDKRRAERRIIASFSTERELAHHIDEMKLPEGSVLMDTVYGFAVYTATDNPRTFVIPSDQDFTSIVNRPADHGIQYVLAVPNTGRGESDAVNRRYPTLYETGADIATLELEIPNDGQDQPTWRLYRVL; the protein is encoded by the coding sequence GTGAGGCCGACGCGGTGGCTGTTCTGGGGCTGCACCGCACTGTATGTGGTGGTCGGGCTGTATCTGGCTGTCGGGCACGGATTTCTGATGGGCGATGCGCTCAGTCGCATCTCCGCCGCACGCAGCGTCCTGTTCAGCCGGGACCCCCACCTCGCCGCGATCGGTTTCGTGTTCACACCGCTGACGGCGGTGGTCCAGTTGCCGACGGTGCTGCTCAGCCACTGGTGGCCCGGGCTCACCGCCTGGGGTGTGACGGGGGTGGTGATGTCCGCGCCGTTCATGGCAGGCGCGGTGGTGCAGATCTTCAAGATCGGCACCGACCGCGGCTGCCCGGCGTGGCTGATCTGGGCGGTCACCGCACTGTTCGCGCTCAACCCGATGATCGTGTTCTACGGCGGCAACGGCATGAGCGAGGCGCCGTTCCTGCTGATGATGTGCTGGGCCACCCGCCGGCTGATCCGCTGGTGCACCACCGACGACATCCACGACCTCGTCGCCGTCGCGGTCGCCCTCGGACTCGCGTATCTGGCCCGGTACGACGCGCTGGCCGCCGGACTGGCCGTGACGGTGTTCGTCTCCGCCACGACCCTGCTGCGGCAGGGGTGGAAGAACAAGCGGGAGCTGCTGTTTCCCGCCGCACTCGACGCCGTGCTGGTGGCGCTGCCCACCGGGGTGGCATTCCTGGCGTGGGCGGCCACCAGCTGGCTCATCACGGGCGAGGCCCTGCAGCAGTTCTCGTCCACGTACGGCAACTCCAGCATTCTCGCGCAGAGCGGTGGCGGGTCCACCGACACGTCCTACGCACTGGTGTTCTCGATCGCCGAGACCGTCGTCCTCGGGCCCGTCCTCCCGCTGCTGGCCCCGATCGTCGCCGTGCTGGCCTGGCGCCGCCGGGACCTCGAGGTGGTGGCGGCCGTGGTGGTGCTGGCCTCGGTGATCGTGTTCGCCACCCTCAGTTACATGCGCGGACTGACGTTCCCGTTCCTGCGGTTCTACATCTGCGCCCTGCCGTTGATGGCGGTGCTGGCATTCCAGCTGGTGCCGGCCGGTGGTGCGCTGGTGGAGCGGCGCCACGGCCCGCACGGGTTCCCGCGGCGCGTCGCCGTCGGATCCCGGTCCGTTCCGGCGGCCCTCGCTGTCGCGCTCGTCATCCTCACCCCCGTCGCAACCGGTGCGCTGATGGTGTCGCCGGCGCTGTCCAGTCAGCAGTACGCACTGGAATCGGTCGTGGTCCCCGCGCCGGACGACACCTCCGACAAGCGGCGCGCCGAGCGCCGGATCATCGCCTCGTTCAGCACCGAACGGGAACTGGCCCACCACATCGACGAGATGAAACTGCCCGAGGGTTCGGTGCTCATGGACACCGTCTACGGGTTCGCCGTGTACACCGCGACCGACAACCCGCGCACGTTCGTCATCCCCTCCGACCAGGACTTCACGTCGATCGTCAATCGGCCCGCCGATCACGGCATCCAGTACGTCCTCGCGGTCCCCAACACCGGTCGCGGCGAGTCGGATGCCGTCAACCGGCGGTACCCGACTCTCTACGAGACCGGGGCGGACATCGCCACGCTGGAACTCGAGATCCCGAACGACGGCCAGGACCAACCCACCTGGCGGCTGTACCGGGTGCTGTGA
- a CDS encoding mannan endo-1,4-beta-mannosidase has product MTGRRTTAMLLAAALFGLAGCAAAEPAQQPPPVPRVQASAAGLTLDGRPWWPAGLNAYQLATDWSVNRGCGAEVDLDGFFGSLPEGSLTRFNAFQWLAIDKATGALDFTGIDNVFRAAEAHRQLVIPVLAAQDGSCGDEIFKSSEWYDGGWRSVAPGSVLSYGDWVATAVKRWRGSPSLAMWELIGEPEPLTPFHSCTDTAGETLRTFVDAAGGLVRSLDDRHPITLGMIGGGQCGTAGTDYEFVGASPALDVLQYHDYGADGVPLPGDRYNGLAVHIEQAEHLRKPLLVAEIGQYAGAGCVSVVERAREVAVKIDGQRAAGTAGALLWAFVPDPRPGQCTYDIGPDDPVRGVLRERNGTR; this is encoded by the coding sequence ATGACAGGACGTCGCACGACGGCGATGCTGCTTGCGGCCGCGCTGTTCGGGCTCGCCGGATGCGCAGCGGCCGAGCCGGCGCAGCAGCCGCCGCCGGTGCCGCGGGTCCAGGCGTCCGCGGCAGGGCTGACCCTCGACGGCCGGCCATGGTGGCCCGCCGGGCTGAACGCCTATCAGCTGGCCACCGACTGGTCCGTCAACCGCGGGTGCGGTGCCGAGGTGGACCTGGACGGTTTCTTCGGCAGCCTGCCGGAGGGTTCGCTCACCCGGTTCAACGCGTTTCAGTGGCTGGCGATCGACAAGGCGACCGGCGCGCTGGACTTCACCGGCATCGACAACGTCTTCCGGGCGGCCGAGGCGCACCGGCAGCTGGTGATCCCGGTCCTCGCCGCGCAGGACGGATCGTGCGGCGACGAGATCTTCAAATCGAGCGAATGGTACGACGGCGGCTGGCGCAGTGTCGCCCCCGGTTCGGTGCTCAGCTACGGGGACTGGGTGGCGACCGCGGTGAAGCGGTGGCGGGGCTCGCCGTCGCTGGCGATGTGGGAGCTGATCGGCGAACCCGAACCGCTGACCCCGTTCCACAGTTGCACGGACACCGCGGGCGAGACGCTGCGGACGTTCGTCGACGCGGCCGGTGGTCTCGTCCGGAGCCTCGACGACCGCCATCCGATCACCCTCGGGATGATCGGTGGCGGCCAGTGTGGAACGGCGGGAACGGATTACGAGTTCGTCGGCGCGTCGCCCGCTCTCGACGTCCTGCAGTATCACGACTACGGCGCCGACGGCGTTCCCCTGCCGGGCGACCGCTACAACGGCCTCGCCGTGCACATCGAGCAGGCCGAACACCTCCGCAAGCCGCTCCTCGTCGCGGAGATCGGACAGTACGCGGGGGCGGGCTGTGTCTCCGTCGTGGAGCGGGCCCGGGAAGTGGCCGTGAAGATCGACGGCCAGCGTGCGGCCGGGACCGCGGGCGCGCTGCTGTGGGCGTTCGTGCCCGACCCCCGGCCCGGCCAGTGCACGTACGACATCGGTCCCGACGATCCCGTGCGGGGTGTGCTCCGCGAACGCAACGGCACCCGCTGA
- a CDS encoding GtrA family protein has translation MIVQFHDAVGPPTYPPLRGRAGGVFAQLTRFALVGTSSNVLYALAFFTLDVYGSFFANLVGVVTSSMLANELHRRLTFRAADRVRWFVAQWEGGTLALIGLAVSSLALAVLHTLFPGADGLAQVALVIAVSAVVGGLRFLALRGWVFAP, from the coding sequence ATGATCGTTCAGTTCCACGACGCCGTCGGCCCGCCCACGTATCCCCCTCTACGTGGGCGGGCCGGCGGCGTGTTCGCCCAGCTGACCCGGTTCGCCCTGGTGGGCACGTCGAGCAACGTGCTCTACGCTCTCGCGTTCTTCACCCTCGACGTGTACGGGTCGTTCTTCGCCAACCTGGTCGGCGTGGTGACCAGTTCGATGTTGGCCAACGAACTGCACCGGCGACTCACCTTCCGCGCGGCCGACCGCGTCCGCTGGTTCGTCGCGCAGTGGGAAGGCGGAACCCTCGCTCTGATCGGGCTGGCGGTCAGTTCCCTCGCTCTCGCCGTCCTGCACACACTCTTCCCCGGCGCCGACGGCCTCGCGCAGGTCGCACTCGTCATCGCCGTCAGCGCCGTCGTCGGCGGCCTGCGGTTCCTCGCCCTCCGCGGGTGGGTCTTCGCCCCGTGA
- a CDS encoding cation diffusion facilitator family transporter, with amino-acid sequence MNGHGHGHSGVRGVFHEIFAPHSHDSADSVDDALEASEIGIRAVKISLVVLGVTALAQVIVVVLSGSVALAADTIHNFSDALTAVPLWIAFALGRRAATRRFTYGYGRAEDLAGLFVVVMIALSAVVAGVEAIRRLLDPVPIQHLGWVALAGIIGFAGNEWVALYRIRVGRRIGSAALVADGLHARTDGFTSLAVVLGAGGVAAGIPLADPVVGLVITAAILLVLRTAARDVFGRLMDGVDPGLVDAAERALAAEPGVVGVRSVKMRWIGHHLHADAELDVDPATSLGDAHRVAHTAEHTLTHAVPKLSTALIHAYPAHESLGQRA; translated from the coding sequence ATGAACGGCCACGGCCACGGACATTCAGGCGTGCGCGGGGTGTTCCACGAGATCTTCGCCCCGCACAGCCACGACTCCGCGGACAGTGTCGACGACGCGCTCGAGGCGAGCGAGATCGGCATCCGGGCGGTGAAGATCAGCCTGGTGGTGCTCGGCGTCACCGCCCTGGCGCAGGTGATCGTGGTGGTGCTGTCCGGATCGGTCGCGCTCGCCGCCGACACGATCCACAACTTCTCGGACGCGCTGACGGCGGTCCCGCTGTGGATCGCGTTCGCCCTCGGGCGGCGGGCGGCCACCCGGCGGTTCACGTACGGATACGGCCGGGCCGAAGATCTCGCCGGGTTGTTCGTCGTCGTGATGATCGCGTTGTCCGCGGTCGTCGCGGGCGTGGAGGCGATCCGGCGCCTGCTCGACCCCGTGCCCATCCAGCATCTCGGGTGGGTGGCGCTCGCCGGGATCATCGGTTTCGCCGGCAACGAGTGGGTGGCGCTGTACCGCATCCGGGTCGGCAGGCGGATCGGGTCCGCGGCCCTCGTCGCCGACGGCCTGCACGCGCGGACCGACGGATTCACCTCTCTCGCCGTGGTATTGGGCGCCGGCGGAGTCGCGGCCGGTATTCCCCTCGCCGATCCGGTGGTGGGCCTGGTGATCACGGCGGCGATCCTGCTGGTGCTGCGGACCGCGGCCCGTGACGTGTTCGGGCGGCTGATGGACGGCGTCGACCCCGGACTGGTCGACGCCGCCGAACGGGCCCTCGCCGCGGAACCGGGCGTGGTCGGGGTGCGGAGCGTGAAGATGCGCTGGATCGGCCACCACCTGCACGCGGACGCCGAACTCGACGTCGACCCGGCGACCAGCCTGGGCGACGCCCACCGCGTCGCGCACACCGCCGAGCACACGCTCACCCACGCGGTCCCGAAGCTGAGCACCGCCCTCATCCACGCCTACCCGGCGCACGAAAGTCTCGGTCAGAGAGCGTGA